GCTCGTGGGCTATTACGAAGAGGTGCTGGAGGATACTCGCCGGGTGCCGCTGACCATTTTGGGCCAGCGTCCGGAGCTGCCGCGGTGGGCGGCTCGTGCCCTTGGTGCCCGCGTAGCCTAGACTGATCATTTGTGTCTAAGGCAGATCTGGATAAAAAGCCCTTCGATGTGGCGCGCATGTTTGACGCCGTGGGCGAGAAATACGACCTCACCAATACCGTGCTGTCCTTTGGGCAGGACGCGCACTGGCGCAAGCGTACCCGCGAGCGTTTGAACCTGAAGCCGGGCGAGAAGGTCCTGGACCTTGCAGCGGGTACCGCCGTGTCCACCGTGGAACTTTCCAAGTCCGGTGCGTGGTGCGTGGCGTGTGATTTCTCCCGTGGCATGCTGGCCGCCGGCCGTGAGCGCGACGTGCCCAAGGTGGCTGGCGATGGCATGAAGCTGCCGTTTGCGGATAACACCTTTGATGCCGTGACCATCTCTTATGGCCTGCGCAATATTCACGACTTTGAGCTCGGCCTGCGCGAAATGGCGCGCGTGACCAAGCCGGGCGGGCGCCTTGCGGTGGCGGAATTTTCCACCCCGGTGGTACCGATTTTTGGCACCGTGTACAAGGAATACTTGATGCGTCTGCTCCCGCCGGTAGCGCGCTTGGTTTCTTCTAATCCGGAGGCATATATCTACCTCGCGGAATCCATTCGCGCGTGGCCTGGGCAGGAGGAGCTCGCCGCGGTTATCAATCGCAATGGCTGGGCCGAGGCCGGTTGGCAGAACCTTACCTTCGGCATCGTGGCGCTGCACTCGGCGGTAAAGCCAGCCTAGGCGCTGCTCCGCCCGTGCCTGGGGGAGCAGGGGTTAAGCCGCGGTCGAATCCCAGAGTGGCGTATCGCGGCGAAGGGACGAGACCGTGCGGCCGGCGGCGCGCCAGGTGCGTGCGATGAGGTCGCGGTCATCGTCAGTAATGAGGTTGCCCATCAGGCGCGCGGCGGCCGGCATGAGTATGCGGCCAATGGGCCCGCGCAGGGCCAGTGGACCAGCCAGCGGTAGGAACTGTGGGTAGGTCAACAGGCGCGCGGCCGTGCGGGCCAAGAGGAAGGACTCGCCGTAGTGCTCGCGCAAGACGGCCGGCCAGGCCAGGGTGAAATCCTTCGGGCCGAGCAGGGCTACGGCCAGCGCGGCGGTCTCCAAGCCATAATCGATGCCCTCGCCGTTGAGGGGGTTGATGCAGGCCGCGGCATCACCAATGATCATCCAATTGGCGCCGGCCACGTTAGACACCGCGCCGCCCATGGGCAGTAAGGCAGAGGTAACGTGCTCAATTTCCCCGAGTCCCCACTCGGGGCGCTGTTGGGCGGCGTAGAACTCGAGCAGCTTCTTGGTGTTGATCTTGGCGGGGCGCTGCGCGGTCGACAACGCGCCGAGGCCGATATTGACCTGGCCTAGCTCGGAGCCGAGCGGGAAGATCCAACCGTAGCCGGGTTGCACCTCGCCTTCTTCGTCCTTGAGCTCAACGTGGGAGTGCATCCAGGGCTCAGTGGCATGCGTAGAGGAAGCATAGGAACGCGCGGCGATGCCATAGACCTCCTCGCGATGCCAGGTGCGGCCGAGCTTCTTGCCAAAAGTAGAGCGCACGCCATCGGCCACGATGATCCACTTGGCATGCACGGTGGCCTCACCCACGCGGAAGGAGGTCACGCGGTTGCCCTCGAGCACCGGATCGGTGGCGGGGGTGCCGGTGAGGAGGGTGGCGCCGGCTTCCCGGGCGGCGTCGGCAAGCAGGGCATCAAAGCGGAAGCGCGGCAGGGCCGTGCCCACTTGGGAGGGATAGGTCTCCGGCCAGGGCGCGGTAATATCACCGCCGTATCCGTGCAGCTTCAGGCCGCGATTGCGATAGGAGGCGTTGACCGCAATGCCGAGCTCAGCAAGCTGGTGCATCGCGCGCGGGGTAAGCCCGTCGCCGCAGGTTTTATCGCGGGGAAACGTCGCGGAATCAATAAGGAGGGTGTCATAGCCGGCGCGTGCGGCATGGATCGCGGCGGCGGCTCCGGCCGGCCCAGCGCCAATGATGGCGACCTCGACATAGGTTTGGGAATCGATCTGCTCCGACATGAGGACTATCATTGCATGAGTTCGACCCCTCGAGTGTGTTTAGGGGCGCAGTTTGGACTACGGTAGGTAATCGATTATCTCTGGCTTTTAGTTGCAAGGAACACTATTTAATGACTCACGGTCAATCGCATGCCACGCACGTGGATCTTGGTGATCCGCAGCTCAACGAGCGCATTGGTGCGGGCATGGAAGCAGTAGAAGACAAGCTGCGCAGTGAAATCGACCGCGGCCAGGACTTCTTAAAGGACAAGGTCAGCCACCTGTCTAAGGCCGGTGGCAAGCGCTTTCGCCCCATGATGGCGCTGCTGGCTTCCGAGTATGGTCCGCGTCCGGGCTGCAAAGAGGTTGTTAAGGCCGCCACCGTCGTGGAGATGGTGCACGTAGCCACCCTTTATCATGACGATGTCATGGATGAGGCGGACCGCCGCCGCGGCGTGGAATCTGCCAATTCGCGATGGAATAATTCCGTGGCCATCCTCGCCGGCGATGCGCTCTTGGCGCATGCCTCCCGCCTGATGAGTGAGCTGGATACCCACACCGTGGGCCACTTTGCCGATACCTTTGAAGAGCTGGTGACCGGCCAGATGCGCGAGACCATCGGCGCGGGTGAGGCCAATGCCGTGGAGCACTACACGGCCGTTATCCGTGAAAAGACCGCGGTGCTCATCGCCTCTGCTGGCTACCTGGGTGCCTACCACTCCGGTGCCTCGGCCGAGCATGCCGCAGCCCTGCACCGCATTGGTGGTGCCATCGGCATGATCTTCCAGATTGTGGACGATGTCATCGACATCTTCTCCGATCCCAAGGAGTCCGGCAAGACCCCGGGCACGGACCTGCGCGAGGGCGTCTTTACCCTGCCGGTTCTCTACGCCTTGGAGGAAGAGGGCGAAGTGGGCGACAAGCTGCGTGAGTTGCTTACTGGCCCGCTGCATTCCGACGCCGAGGTGGAGCGCGCCATCGAGCTCCTGCACCAGTCTGGCGGCCGTCAGAAGGCGCTGGAGGACATCAATGCCTACCTGCGGACGGTGGAGGAGCAGCTTGCCGTGCTACCGGAGAACTCCGCGAGCCAGGCCCTGCGCCAACTGGCGGATTACACCGTGCGCCGCGTGGGCTAGCTGCTTGGCGATGCCCCCTCTTTTCCCGCCCATTCTTCCCCCATGCGCTGGCGATTTGTAGGTGGGAGGGTGGTTCGTAGTAAAGTACTTACTCGCACCACACAGTGCATGCCAGGTTGCCCGAGCGGCCAAAGGGAGCGGACTGTAAATCCGCCGGCATTGCCTTCAGAAGTTCGAATCTTCTACCTGGCACAGAATAAACCCCGCAAGCAATAGCTTGCGGGGTTTCGTCGTACCTGCGGCCGTGAGGCGGATGCTACCGGCAGGGCGCCTGTCTGCGGGAGTCTTGAGCCCTGTGGAACACCGCATAGGCACCGACGAGGAATACAGCTAGGAATACCCCAGCGATCTTGAAGTAGAAAAATCCATTTCCTAACCTACGAGAAATATCTGGCAATGAGGTGGAATCCGATCCCGCCAGAGCCTTGGCCACGTATACCGCATTCAAACCGCCAATGAAATAGCCGAGGCAGAGCAATAATGAAATACCAACTGCAATCTTTAGCAAAACTGTTAAGGATGAATGGTGGGGTTCTGTACTCATCTAACTCCTCTCGTCTTGGCCTTCAGGACCAGCAAACTACACCGTTCTGAGGCGCTGTGTACCAACGGGCGTGCTCGGTAGCCATACCATCAGTCACAGAAAGTCACTGTAGAGATGAAGGTATGGGGTTTAGCGATAGGATATGGGATATGAAGAAGATCCGAACGATGCTGGACGGGGTAAACGAGATTCACCTTTTTCAAAGCCAGCGAGTAGCGCAGGCAGCGCAGCAAGCGCATCTGCGCAATCGGACTCGCAGTTATCGGGCGCACCGGAAAATAAACGCAGCGATTTCCCACCAGTTGGAGGAGCGCTCCCTGGCGTAAATAGCCTTTCTAACCGTGATGCCCCGTTGTCGTGGGACTGGCGGCAGCAAGCCCACTAGTCCGCACCCTCACAGATCCTAAGCAATCTCGGAAGGACCAGTTAGAGAGCGCGGAGCGGGGAGGGGTTTAAATCCCGAAGTAGGCGCGCAGGTCGGCCGCAATAGCATCGAGGCGGTCGGCGTCGGGGGATTCGAGGTAGCACTTCAGCTTCGGCTCGGTGCCGGAAGGGCGCACGATGACGCGGTCATCGTTGTCGGTGAAGAACTTGGAGCCTTGGGCGAACTTCTCCACCTTTGCCACGGGGGAACCGGCCAGTTCCGTGGGCGGGGTGGAAGCGACCTTGTCCATCGCCTGGGCGATGATGCTGAGGTCATCGACGCGGAAGGTCAGCGGCTGGGTGTAGAGGGCTCCCACGGTGGCGTAGATGCCTTCCAGGCGCTCTAGCAAGGTGGTTCCTGCGGCCTTGCACTCGGCCGCGAGGCTGGCGAGCACTACGGAGGTAGCGACGCCGTCCTTGTCGCGGACAGCGGTGGGGTCGGGGCAGAAACCAATGGCCTCCTCATAACCAAAGGCGAGGTCCGGGGTGCGGGCGATCCACTTGAAACCGGTGAGCGTCTCTTCGTGGCCGAGGCCATAGTGGGCGGCGATGCGCCCGAGCAGGCGGGAGGAGACGAGTGAGTTGGCGAAGTTGCCTGTCGCGCCCTGGCGGGCAAGGTAATCGCCCAAAAGGGCGCCGGTTTCATCGCCGGTGAGCTGGCGCCACGTGCCTGAGGACGTGGGCACAGCGGCGGCGCAGCGATCCGCATCCGGGTCATAAGCGATAAGAATATCGGCGCCGATCTCCTCAGCGTGGCGGATGCCCAAGTCGAGGGCGCCAGGCTCTTCCGGGTTGGGGAAAGAGACGGTGGGGAAATCGGGATCCGGTTGGGCCTGCTCAGGAACCAGCGAGACGCGGAAACCGCAGCGGGTCAGGAGCTTTTCGCCCAAGGCCGCACCGACGCCGTGCATGGCGGTCAGCGCGATGGTGACATCGGTATGAGCGCCCACGAGCTGCGCTGCGCGGTCGAGATACTCGGCGCGGGTATCGACATCCGCGATGTTCTCGGTGGAAAGTGGAATTTCATCGGCGTGGGGAGCCGCGGCGATGGCGGTGGCGATTTCGGCATCGGCGGGCGAAACAAGCTGTACGCCCTCTGCCGGTCCGGTGGCGATGCGGCCGCCCAGGTAGACCTTGTAGCCATTATCGGCCGGCGGGTTATGCGAGGCAGTGACCATAATGCCGGCATCCGCCTTGAGCGAGCGGACCGTGAAGGCGGTCAGCGGAGTGGGGTTCTGCGCTGGCAGAACCAAGGCCTTGCCACCGGCCGCGGAGATGACCTGTGCGGCATCGCTCTGGAACTGCGCGGAGCCGTGGCGGGC
The nucleotide sequence above comes from Corynebacterium tuberculostearicum. Encoded proteins:
- a CDS encoding phospho-sugar mutase; the protein is MSKAATVDYDYARTWAEHDPDPDTARQVMTWIEESNNDELAAAFAGPLAFGTAGLRAAVGPGESRMNRAVVIRTTYGLISWLKQHVDAPVVAIGCDARHGSAQFQSDAAQVISAAGGKALVLPAQNPTPLTAFTVRSLKADAGIMVTASHNPPADNGYKVYLGGRIATGPAEGVQLVSPADAEIATAIAAAPHADEIPLSTENIADVDTRAEYLDRAAQLVGAHTDVTIALTAMHGVGAALGEKLLTRCGFRVSLVPEQAQPDPDFPTVSFPNPEEPGALDLGIRHAEEIGADILIAYDPDADRCAAAVPTSSGTWRQLTGDETGALLGDYLARQGATGNFANSLVSSRLLGRIAAHYGLGHEETLTGFKWIARTPDLAFGYEEAIGFCPDPTAVRDKDGVATSVVLASLAAECKAAGTTLLERLEGIYATVGALYTQPLTFRVDDLSIIAQAMDKVASTPPTELAGSPVAKVEKFAQGSKFFTDNDDRVIVRPSGTEPKLKCYLESPDADRLDAIAADLRAYFGI
- a CDS encoding demethylmenaquinone methyltransferase, which gives rise to MSKADLDKKPFDVARMFDAVGEKYDLTNTVLSFGQDAHWRKRTRERLNLKPGEKVLDLAAGTAVSTVELSKSGAWCVACDFSRGMLAAGRERDVPKVAGDGMKLPFADNTFDAVTISYGLRNIHDFELGLREMARVTKPGGRLAVAEFSTPVVPIFGTVYKEYLMRLLPPVARLVSSNPEAYIYLAESIRAWPGQEELAAVINRNGWAEAGWQNLTFGIVALHSAVKPA
- a CDS encoding polyprenyl synthetase family protein, which codes for MTHGQSHATHVDLGDPQLNERIGAGMEAVEDKLRSEIDRGQDFLKDKVSHLSKAGGKRFRPMMALLASEYGPRPGCKEVVKAATVVEMVHVATLYHDDVMDEADRRRGVESANSRWNNSVAILAGDALLAHASRLMSELDTHTVGHFADTFEELVTGQMRETIGAGEANAVEHYTAVIREKTAVLIASAGYLGAYHSGASAEHAAALHRIGGAIGMIFQIVDDVIDIFSDPKESGKTPGTDLREGVFTLPVLYALEEEGEVGDKLRELLTGPLHSDAEVERAIELLHQSGGRQKALEDINAYLRTVEEQLAVLPENSASQALRQLADYTVRRVG
- a CDS encoding geranylgeranyl reductase family protein: MIVLMSEQIDSQTYVEVAIIGAGPAGAAAAIHAARAGYDTLLIDSATFPRDKTCGDGLTPRAMHQLAELGIAVNASYRNRGLKLHGYGGDITAPWPETYPSQVGTALPRFRFDALLADAAREAGATLLTGTPATDPVLEGNRVTSFRVGEATVHAKWIIVADGVRSTFGKKLGRTWHREEVYGIAARSYASSTHATEPWMHSHVELKDEEGEVQPGYGWIFPLGSELGQVNIGLGALSTAQRPAKINTKKLLEFYAAQQRPEWGLGEIEHVTSALLPMGGAVSNVAGANWMIIGDAAACINPLNGEGIDYGLETAALAVALLGPKDFTLAWPAVLREHYGESFLLARTAARLLTYPQFLPLAGPLALRGPIGRILMPAAARLMGNLITDDDRDLIARTWRAAGRTVSSLRRDTPLWDSTAA